The Neomonachus schauinslandi chromosome 11, ASM220157v2, whole genome shotgun sequence genome contains a region encoding:
- the LOC110576422 gene encoding olfactory receptor 52A1-like, which yields MSISNITVFMPSVLTLIGIPGLESVQCWIGIPFCAMYLFALIGNSLLLIIIISERSLHELMYIFLSMLGVTDIVLGTSIVPKMLGIFWFHVPEIYFDSCLLQMGFIHTFECIESGILLAMALDHYVAICYPLRYTAIFTHQLVTQIGAVVMLRAAILVAPCLVLIKFQFQFYHTTIISHSYCEHMAIVKLVAENVWVNKIYGLFVAFAVAGFDLIFVTLSYIQIFITVFRLPQKEAQWKAFTTCIAHICVFLQLYFLAFFSFCTHRFGAHVPLYIHILSSSLYLLVPPFLNPLVCGAKTKQIHIHVVKLCS from the coding sequence ATGTCCATCTCCAACATTACAGTCTTCATGCCTTCTGTATTGACACTAATAGGAATCCCAGGTCTAGAGTCTGTGCAGTGCTGGATCGGGATTCCATTCTGTGCCATGTATCTCTTTGCTTTGATTGGAAATTCCTTGcttctcatcatcatcatttcagAGCGTAGTCTCCATGAGCTCATGTACATTTTCCTAAGCATGCTAGGAGTCACAGATATTGTACTTGGCACAAGCATTGTGCCCAAGATGCTTGGCATATTCTGGTTTCATGTACCAGAGATTTATTTTGATTCTTGCTTGCTTCAAATGGGGTTCATCCACACGTTTGAGTGCATAGAGTCAGGCATCCTCCTGGCCATGGCTCTGGACCATTATGTGGCCATCTGTTATCCACTAAGATATACTGCCATTTTCACTCACCAGCTGGTCACCCAAATAGGGGCTGTGGTAATGCTCAGGGCTGCCATTCTGGTAGCCCCATGCCTAGTACTGATAAAGTTCCAGTTTCAATTTTACCATACAACCATCATCTCCCACTCCTACTGTGAGCATATGGCCATCGTGAAACTGGTTGCAGAAAATGTGTGGGTCAACAAAATCTATGGTTTGTTTGTGGCATTTGCTGTTGCAGGGTTCGACCTCATCTTTGTCACTTTGTCCTATATACAGATATTTATCACAGTTTTTCGTTTGCCCCAAAAGGAGGCTCAGTGGAAAGCATTCACTACCTGCATCGCCCACATCTGTGTCTTCCTCCAGCTCTACTTCCttgccttcttctccttctgcacaCATAGGTTTGGTGCTCATGTTCCCCTTTATATCCATATCCTCTCTTCTAGCCTCTATTTGCTGGTCCCCCCATTTCTCAATCCACTTGTCTGTGGTGCCAAGACCAAGCAGATCCACATTCATGTGGTAAAGTTGTGTTCATAA
- the LOC110576489 gene encoding olfactory receptor 52A1, protein MPISNITVFMPSVLTLIGIPGLESVQCWIGIPFCAIYFIAMIGNSMLLIIIKSERSLHEPMYIFVGMLEVTDIALATTIMPKMLGIFWFHVPEIYFDSCLLQMWLIHSFQCIESGILLAMALDRYVAICYPLRHGTIFTHQLITQIGAVVTLRAAILVAPCLVLIKCRFQFYHTTIISHSYCEHMAIVKLAAENVRVNKIYGLFVALAVAGFDLTFITLSYIQIFITVFRLPQKKARWKAFNTCIAHICVFLQFYLLAFFSFFTHRFGAHVPPYIHILFSSLYLLVPPFLNPLVYGAKTKQIHIHVVKMLCS, encoded by the coding sequence ATGCCCATCTCCAATATTACAGTCTTCATGCCTTCTGTATTGACACTAATAGGAATCCCAGGTCTAGAGTCTGTGCAGTGCTGGATCGGGATTCCATTCTGTGCCATATATTTCATTGCTATGATTGGAAATTCCATGCTTCTGATCATCATCAAGTCAGAGCGCAGTCTCCATGAGCCCATGTACATTTTCGTAGGCATGCTAGAAGTCACAGATATTGCACTTGCAACCACCATTATGCCCAAGATGCTTGGCATATTCTGGTTTCATGTGCCAGAGATTTATTTTGATTCTTGCTTGCTTCAAATGTGGCTCATCCACTCATTTCAGTGCATAGAGTCAGGCATCCTCCTGGCCATGGCCCTGGACCGTTATGTGGCCATCTGTTATCCACTAAGACATGGTACCATCTTCACCCACCAGCTGATCACCCAAATAGGGGCTGTGGTAACACTCAGGGCTGCCATTCTGGTAGCCCCATGCCTAGTACTCATAAAGTGCCGGTTTCAATTTTACCATACAACCATCATCTCCCACTCCTACTGTGAGCATATGGCCATCGTGAAACTGGCTGCAGAAAATGTGCGGGTCAACAAAATCTATGGTTTGTTTGTGGCACTTGCTGTTGCTGGGTTCGACCTCACCTTCATCACTTTGTCCTATATACAGATATTTATCACAGTTTTTCGTTTGCCCCAGAAGAAGGCTCGGTGGAAAGCATTCAATACCTGCATCGCCCACATCTGTGTCTTCCTCCAGTTCTACCTCCtcgccttcttctccttcttcacaCATAGGTTTGGTGCTCATGTTCCCCCTTATATCCATATCCTCTTTTCTAGCCTCTACTTGCTGGTCCCCCCATTTCTCAATCCACTTGTCTATGGTGCCAAGACCAAGCAGATCCACATTCATGTGGTAAAGATGTTGTGTTCATAA